The segment tggccattcgcctgcggtgcacctgtagcttccttaatgtgctctatccctctctcctgcagaaaactagagaactctaacgaggtgaaacaggtcccacgatctgatattatcctagtagggcgactatagaaatcaaaatatttacttaaggcatccttcgcttcccgcgtgctggtactattaaccgggaacaatttgacaaacttagtgaatgcatctattaccacaaggaggtgttttcgcttagatctaatactcggcaacggacccaaatgatcaacatgtagggtatgaaaaggaacacacgactttgggatactatggagcgttctgttatggattgttttaggcatcgagtgtagtatacacggtagatagtttctgatgaaccttcccactttacttctcattgacggaaaccagtaggtcctcaaaaggtcactcacgcacttctctgcggccagatgtcctagtttttcgtgtgaccgccttatcaactgctcttccatacacattggtacatagaaacatagtttgttttcacaactcctcttgtaaacaataccatctatcatttcaaaatctacttcaattccatcctctagcatttttcgaatcctaactacttccttgtctcgcatctgttctgtttgcaatatcaaatcaacatcttctggcgttgcacctactaccccaactatcaatgattttagtaatctttcctcctgaaactctaacttgtccctctctactgtatcctcaacacattttttctctttatctgaattcctactactaatgtactttactccccccaccacatcgttaacgcttcctctacattggctcaaatctctaaTTTCAATCTTCCATCCATCCTCTTCCCTATATTCACTATTCTCTATGTTATCTCTACAATCACCACCAAAGTTCTCTCTATCATCAGACTTCCTACTGCACTTGATTCTCCACACTCAATCGCAGGGTTCTCTACGGTACCTCTATGCTCACTACCAGTGTTGTACTACTACGCTCtctattgatatttaattctctacacttaatcacagggttctctacggtacctctatgctcactaccagtgttgtctctacttacactattccttgtatattgctttctactctcatctttttctaaattagacttttctaaaccgtatttgactctataaccatcctctaacatattcgtcacttgatcttgtctgctcagcgcatcaacgtgcgccatactggccccaggtctgtgcataatggagtaatcatagttctctaactctagggaccaccgtgctatcttaggactaattgactttctggttaacgtCTGAACTAACGAATTACAATCCGTGATTATTTTGAAGGACCTATGCTtcaatgcataaattatagtcaatgtctctagttcgaaactatgataacgtgattctctttctgttgttttgccggaataataggacacagggtgcatcttcccatcatcttgtctttgcatcagtattgcgccataaccgtatgaactcagccctcctcccgcccaaccgaccgaggggtaattccgtttctctatttgggctaaaaatggctaataccggaggatttgccaacgcattcttaagagtttcaaacttcttcacctgttctctattcatgggaaacggaccaccttcttttaacaactgcaccaagggcttagctgtcgtcgcaaatgacaacatgaaacgtcgaaaatacgaaaagaatcccaagcatgagtgcagtgcttttacattttgagggactgggtattttttcaaggcctcaatatgggaatcactaggaactattccgttttgattaactttataccccaggaaatcgatgtttcgattgacaaacctacacttttttagatttatctctaaattttgctAGCTAAACCGAATGCATAGTCTTTTTAATATTTCCATGTGTTCTTCAACTGTTTTAGTCGCTACTAATATATCATCCATGTACACTACAATGCTTTTGTTCCTAATAAAGTCTCTCAAAAGCTCCGAAATAAATCTCTGAAAAATAGCGGATCCATTTTTtaacccaaagggcattctcaagtactcatactgtccttgcggtgtcacaaacgatgtatacggaactgatttttcttctacgcctatttgatgatacccacttttcaaatctataatggaaaaacagcacttgttttctaaaaactcaagacagtcctcaataaggggcaatgggaaattatcTTTAACAATTCGTTTGTTCAGACCACGGTAATCGAAACACATTAGAAGTtctcctgattttttttttactaggacggggaagcataaggagactcactatgacggattactttcttttctaacagatcatctactatttcagctactttctctctctcatggtaggataaacgacgcggagtacaatgaaatggtgttgtttctgttacaTTAATCTGCATCTGATACTTTGGTGgtgctttaaagtcaaattctttgtgtaaatagtatgtcttaataacttccctacacttttctgcaagagtgaggccaaattcgaaacctacgttaatatgttcctcttcatcaatctctaccgacgcacaaaagttactgaattcgtcgccttgattcatattctcgatggccattttgtcattccttgagttttcttgtgtctgatatttaaatggattagaacgtttgattagctcgcttctttctgattgattaccatctaacttattatatagtcttatgttaatattatttttacgttCGGTGAATAAAGACGCGCAGGTTAAACTTATAGATTTTTGCTTTAACGAACTTAATGATGTGTGTTGCTTcgcattgatatttttcttatgaactaattttacttcaataactttaagggcatcgcgtcccaacaataccggcaaaggcagcatgttatcatctacgatgtttaataaaacgatatatttctttgtgcaaaattcaacatggcacttaaattttccccatatgggaattggttgtcctcctagtccatagtatttcctaacttcattataggcttcaactatagccgacttcggattcaaagacttatgaataaaacttacagggctacctgtatcaaatagactaaaaatactgacgcctctttgttcaccaaacggaagtcatacagtgattaactggacagccgctaaatcgccgttgtttttttctcctggtcgctcctcatcttgaactgcagctaccctagtggccatctttcgtttcgggcactgcgaaaataggtggctggtactccaacagttaaaacatgccccatccggtctctttggctgactgcattccttcataacgtgcccaaattgccgacagttgtagcaacgcattgcgccaccaccttgctgctgcccaactgccatactcacatttagttttccctttgttataccttcgctacgaattcctacgacgccaggagctcttctgaccttatcataggtgaccatcttgtcacgcaactcgttgagtgtgctgcaatatagcatggatgctgccatgcccgtcttgtcctgcagtccctctacgatgaatttgaccacatcgcttgtggccatgtctgcttgcgacgctatgctgcacattgcgacgaaatattgcaatgcgctttcattatttgcaattttccgtgcctccagtcgctttccaatgtcctacgctgtcactttctgctcaaagacgttgagcaattctgctcgcatcaattgccaagtcaaaggcgccacatggtcgatgtacgccttcgccgatccgcctagcagccgcttcgctaatatccagcatttggactcggatacaccatggaaattcataatgtcctcaaagttacttatccaactggttacagcctggtcgtcatctccagaaaatggacgcatcaacgcctcaatgtgtgtcaagtcgatgcaatctctcggcgtttccaactccatagcctctttctccgtttcaatatgcttaatttgagatcagctaagcgcttgcgagaaacgtacaattgttccaactgctgcaaacggcgcgattcttcttcgtattcatctgatcgcatggtcaatttcgaacaagcgttgtcttgtcgcggcatgaatgcttctcgagccttctgcacattttcaccatattcttctggcgccgcttttactgcgtgttgtgcactacggttgtctctatctatctcgcgctcaaccgggactgcaaaaatgtctgccTGCATAGTCTCGTCTGCGCTTGGCGCCGTATTTCCTAGCTCATGCGTGTCTTCCATGATTTTTTTCACTGCTGTACGTAATTGGTGTATGTTGGCATCTTGATCAAAATATACGTTATGTCGCTACGCAATATGTCGCTAAGTTcacttttggttttcgctCTTATGTCTGCATTGTTCATcgcagagtttttttttttttttgggcaaaccccacacctgatatgtaaacttttaatagcacggatttattatatgttcttctttcttgatcggcgtattcaaatgaatgtgtgttggcatatcgatacttgtcgaggacaagtatcgatatatcgagtacattggtatttcttataatactatcgatgagtaaatcttaaactaatattcaaaacttataaactaatattcatatcttacagaCATTTCTgttaaatttgtattttcaGAATAAAGGTATGATAGGCAAAAATACCGACAGGCGGTCACTGAAATATATCACGAAGATCATGGCCAGAGAATTAGCACATTGTCGACCGGTGGCTTTTAAGAACTTTCCACGaaaatagtttttttttttttggttttcggcGGCTTAACTCACGTTTAAAACAAGGGGCTAAGTTCATTTTTTAATCGGTATATTGAGACggaatatttcggtatatttctgagggtgacttgttgttgttttgttgttgaCAAATAAAAAATGGAGCACGCGATGGACACCGTACCAGAAGACGTTGCACCCAAATTGGAAAATAAATTCAGCTCTGTACTGAAGCCCTCGGCAAACACGGTCGTAAAGTGCTTGAAATGCGACAAGGtgtatatatttcccgccgaCAAAGACGACTGCATGGCGCACCTGTATCTGGAGCATCGGCTGGTCATCGCCGATGTGGAGGATATCGCGTTGTTGGAGGATTATTTGCAGTACTGGGAAAAAGAGTTTCATAGTGCGCGCGTAAAGAGCCTTTTGAGTGATTCTTTTATACAATTTGGTGTCTTTCAGGCCATGAGTTCGAGCAATACTGCACGACCATGTTCCTGGGCCAGTTGCCCGATGGAACATATGCCAGAAACGAGAAATATTATTTGCTCTGTGATATACTGCCGCAGGACTACGAGCTTCGCAAGCGACTGCGGGAGGAACGACTGAAAACCGCCCTGGAGCGACACCATTTCGAGCTCACGGACCGGAACTTCTCCAAGGAGTGTCATTTCTGCAGAACCGTAATCAAGGGCCTTAGGGCCGACTACCTGGATCACTTGTTTGACAAGCACTTTCTGCTGGTGGGAAAGCCCGAGAAAATGGTCTATGTTGATGAGCTGCTCGACCAGCTGGAAGCAAATTTGAACCAGTTGATTTGCCTGTACTGCGAGAAGGTTTTCAAGGATAGAACAACGCTGAAGGAACATATGCGCAAGAAGGGGCACAAGCGCATCAATCCCAATCGCCGCGAGTACGACAAGTACTTCCTAATCAACTACAATCGGGTCCCGGCGCCGGCAACTcgaaagcagcagcaccagaaaCGACGACAGCCCACCGGGTCAGTATCCGCAGACATGGAAAACATGGACTTTGACAAGCACTTTGCTCGTCCAGACTCGGAGGGTGAGCATGATTCGGACTGGTCTGACTGGGCCGGGGATGGCGAGCCACATTCGCTCAAGTGTCTCTACTGCCCGCATCTCGGCGACCATTTCGCTGGCCTCAAACAGCACATGATAGATGCCCATAGCTTGGATTTCGATGTCGCCACCAGCGCACTGAACTTCTATCAGCGCGTCAAGGTGGTCAACTATATACGTCGCCAGCTGTGCATGCGTCGCTCTGTTAGCTGTGACATCCAGTTTGATGATCTCGACTTGCTAACCGAACACATGGCCCAGGAGTCTCATTGCGGCATCGGTGAGCGATCCAGCTGTGATAAGCCAGAGTTGATTTTCCCGTACATGGAAAATGATGGCTTGTTGTGTGTCCTGGACGATTCAACGGGCGACGAGCCTGATACCGATGTGGTTCGCATCATTTCCGAGGACAGTCTGGCGCAGGTCAACAAGGATGCGGATTTGTTATCATTAAAGAATTTCAAGATATAAAATTTATATTTTAGAgatattaaaatattttttttttgttcatcggtatattttgaaatgagacggtatatttctaagtatcggacggtatatttaatcGATATATCATCTCTAGCACAAGTGACATCATTTAAAGggaaaacaataaaaaaaaacattgaAAATGGACGCCCTGGACATACTGAAGAAGCGCATCGATGCATTAACCCGAGTCCTGGGGCCCGTGCGGGAGGCGGAGAGCGTCGAGGGAATAGTGGACTCTCTTTGTTCCGCCAACGCCCTACTCAGTGAGGCGACAACAGGACGTGCCCAGCTGCAGCAGTGCGTGGGACGGGCGGCCGAGCTAGAGAAGTATTTGGACCCCAACTTTCTGGACAAGCACCAGCAGGTGCGCTCCAAGGAAGTGTACCTCAATGCGGTAGCACCCGAACTGCACACCCAGGCCGAACAGCTAGAGCGGATAAAGCAACTGGAGCCGGCCCTGGGCGCGGATCAGCTGAAGCAGGTCACCCAAAACAACGGGGAGTATGCACAGCAGAGCGAACTGATCGAGGAGAGCCTCATATTGGCCATGAAGCGGTACGGGGAGATCCAGGAGGGTCTGCTCACCTCGCTGGATGCCATGAGCGCGCGCCTTGATCAGGTGGAGCAGCGCATGGATCAGAAAAAGAAGAGCGATCTCAACAAAGATGTGCCGCCCATGGACTGATGACTGAGCACATCCATATGAGACTGCTGAAAGTATTAAGATAAGATTTCCGATCTACTCTCCACCTACTCGTTTCCGAACAAATAAAACTGGTCGGATTCCCTGGTGGGGAGAATGGATCCAAGACGCTTCTTCCATTGTAAGTTTCCTTTTATCGTTATTTTATGCTAGCACAAAGATTATAACTCGGGAAATACATTCCCTTTCGAATCGAAAGTGGAGGTATTGGCCCTAACTTCGATGAGGGGGGCACAGTCTTAGCTCAACCATGGAGTATTAACCTCCTCCAGTTTCGTTCCTAGAATCGCCTTTCGTTGCGCTGAATCCGCTCGTAGACGGACTGGGTGAGCGGGGCATAGACACCATCCGATCCTGCATAGAACAACTCATCCTCGATGGCCGCCGGATCGAAGCCCTGCTGCTGTAGCTCTACTTTTCGCAGCTTGAACGTGCCCGTCAGGTCGATCTTCCGGAGGAAGCGCAGAAACTGCGGACGTGCATAGCTGGGCAGAGCCTTAGTGAGCTCCTGGCCCAGCATCTCCACCTTCACTTCTCGCGTGGGATCGTATATGGCGGCCATACCGGCCCGGCCTTCAGTTTGGGGTATGCTGACCCCATACACGATGACATCCTTGTATCCGGCCAGGTTGCTGAGCTGTGCCTCCACCTCGCTAGTAGAGACATTCTCTCACTTCCAGCGGAAGGTGTCGCCGGTGCGATCCTTGAAGTAGAGATAGCCCCGTTCATCGGACACCAGCAGGTCGCCAGAGATAAAGGCCATATCGCCCTTTGCAAAGACATCGTACACCACCTTCTTGGAGGAGGCCTTCGTGTCCACATAGCCGAGGAACTCCCGGCAGGGATTGCCCTTCACGATTTTCCCAATAAAGACGCCCGTTTCGTTGGGCTCACAGCGGTCGCAGAGACCCTTTTTGTTTCTCAGCGGCTCACCCGTGTGGGGATCGGCTCGTATGATGGATATGGGATAGATCTGCGGTAGTACCCGTGAAACGAAGCCAATGGCTCCGACAGTTCTGTCGTTGTTCATGATATTGGCGTTGCCCTCGGTAGCTCCATAGAACTCACCGACGCCCTGGATGCCAAAGCGCTGAACGAAATGCGGCCAGATTTGTGGACGCAGTCCGTTTCCAAAGACTATGCGCACCTGATGCTTTCGGTCATGTGGTGCCGATGGAGTGGACAATATATAGCGGGCCATCTCACCAATGTACTGGCCAATCTGTCGTGGATGCAATGCATGAGAAGAGAAGGGGTTATCATGTAAATCACTGCACTTACGGTGCACTGAAAGCGTGCGCAGTCGGCAAAGTAGCCAGAGGCACTGAATTTCTTGCGTATGACCACCGTGGAGCCAAAGAGCAGGGACTGGCCCATGCTCATCACCCCGCCAGCAGTGTGATAGAGAGGAAGGGTGTATAGAACACATCCTGGTCTCTAAAACCGAGGGCATAGTGGATGCCGGCGGCAATGAAGAAGTAGCTACAGGATAGAAAGAATGAACAAGAAATGCTAAGCAGGAAAGGATTATCAGGAGAAAGAAATACTCACCGCGAGTGCGTGATGACCGCTGCCTTGGGCAGACCAGTGGTGCCAGAGGTATAGATGTAGACCAGCTTGTCGTGGTGATCCGCCCGAGTGGCGCCTGCGGCCACTTTATCTTTGGCAGCCAGACCCTGACTCAAGCCCTCGTCAGCAGCATGGGCCTGGCTGCCCTCATCATTGAACTGATAGAGTCCGACATGGGCGGGCAGATCCTTCGCAATGTCCATCACGGCCGATCGGAAGCTGGCCCCGTAAATCAAGGCCGTGCACTGGCCTACAGTGATGCTGTGCTGGAGGGAGGCACCTCGCAGATTCGTGTTGATGAGGGGTGTAATAACACCTATCTTTGAGAGACCCAGCCAGGTGGCCACAAACTCGGCCCGATTCTCGAGTAGCAGGCCCACCACATCGCCCTTTTTGTATCCGTGACTGTGGAAGACTTTGGCCACGCGGTTCGAATGCTCGTTCAGCTGGCGGAAAGTCCACTGCTGGGACTCGCTCACGATGGCCAGCTTGTCCGGGTGCCGGGCCACACTGGCCTCGAAAATGTCGCCAATGTTGAGGTTCTTGCGCTCCTGTCGCTTCACAAACATCAGCACTCGAATATAGGCAATGAGAGCGCTAAAACGAAAATAGTTTATATTCAGAGACGCTTTCGGGAGTATTTGCTACGCAAAAAGCCTACACAATATCACGAGGTCCTGTCACCGCCGCTATGTAGAACCATCTCCAGCCGGGCCGCACCAAGAGTGTTGCTATCACGCTGCTATAGAGAGCCGCCAGTCCCGACCAAGCTCCTAGGTAATACCAGATCAGCGCTGTTCCTCCCGAGAGGACGGGTACCATTATCCACTTTAGGTAGCTTCGCCAGTTGGACCTCTTCTGTTCCATCGGATTGGGACTGGGATCTATGGCTATGGAGACCTAAAGTAGCAGATGAAAGACTCTTAATACGTCGCGTAAACGTTGAATGTAGAATGTCGCTCTTGTCACCAATTAATGATCCACTCGATCCCCCACTAACCCCTCCATTAAGAGTTTATTCAAAGCTTTTTCTGATCTTCTGCTAATTGCTTGCTGTTTTGCTTGCACTTCAGTAAAGGTAGTCCGCATTAATCATTTAGCGCTTTATTTAAGCAATTCGCAAACAACCAAAACGAAATATAAACACAGCAAAAATATAAAGATAATAGTATGTGGATACCTAGTATCCGTTTCTATGACCAATATGACCAGCGGAGATATCCTTGAAGTGCATTGTGCTCCGCATCGGCAGTCAACTTGTTTGAGAGACGTATCAAAACGCAAATAGTCAGAGCAGTAGTGAGGCTCACCATAAAGAACAGGATCTAATATTGGGTATTATAGCGGGGGTGCTTATAAGGATATTCCCTTTACCTTCTGCCAGATGGTCAGAGGCTGGCCATCCTCTTCCATTAGGAGTTCGTTGTCGCTGCCTCATCATTTTAGGAAAATTTTTGTTCagtttttattatacccgatactcaaaatgagtattggggtatattagatttgtggtaaaagtggatgtgtgtaacgtccagaaggaatcgtttccgacctcataaagtatatatattcttgatcagcatcaatagc is part of the Drosophila miranda strain MSH22 chromosome Y unlocalized genomic scaffold, D.miranda_PacBio2.1 Contig_Y1_pilon, whole genome shotgun sequence genome and harbors:
- the LOC117190843 gene encoding zinc finger protein 277-like, which codes for MEHAMDTVPEDVAPKLENKFSSVLKPSANTVVKCLKCDKVYIFPADKDDCMAHLYLEHRLVIADVEDIALLEDYLQYWEKEFHSHEFEQYCTTMFLGQLPDGTYARNEKYYLLCDILPQDYELRKRLREERLKTALERHHFELTDRNFSKECHFCRTVIKGLRADYLDHLFDKHFLLVGKPEKMVYVDELLDQLEANLNQLICLYCEKVFKDRTTLKEHMRKKGHKRINPNRREYDKYFLINYNRVPAPATRKQQHQKRRQPTGSVSADMENMDFDKHFARPDSEGEHDSDWSDWAGDGEPHSLKCLYCPHLGDHFAGLKQHMIDAHSLDFDVATSALNFYQRVKVVNYIRRQLCMRRSVSCDIQFDDLDLLTEHMAQESHCGIGERSSCDKPELIFPYMENDGLLCVLDDSTGDEPDTDVVRIISEDSLAQVNKDADLLSLKNFKI
- the LOC117190844 gene encoding uncharacterized protein LOC117190844, which translates into the protein MDALDILKKRIDALTRVLGPVREAESVEGIVDSLCSANALLSEATTGRAQLQQCVGRAAELEKYLDPNFLDKHQQVRSKEVYLNAVAPELHTQAEQLERIKQLEPALGADQLKQVTQNNGEYAQQSELIEESLILAMKRYGEIQEGLLTSLDAMSARLDQVEQRMDQKKKSDLNKDVPPMD